Proteins from a genomic interval of Sinobacterium norvegicum:
- a CDS encoding TetR/AcrR family transcriptional regulator: MGRPRVRDKIIVAAQQLLASKGASALTTKAVASEAGVTEASLFNNFGDKAGLIRVLIEEQAGEFSTFEQALLAGVDGSFEDWLAAVLMTARDYFSFVLPLAAPQLLLAQSVKQQGNSYTGHRPLASRLSQLQQQGWLPSGVDVEATALLIMGAAMHSALTGLTMGDDALGGSIDSWARRIASSLVLPIG, translated from the coding sequence ATGGGGCGTCCTCGGGTTCGGGATAAGATTATCGTGGCGGCACAGCAGTTGCTGGCCAGCAAGGGGGCGTCGGCGCTGACCACCAAGGCGGTGGCGAGCGAGGCCGGTGTGACCGAGGCCAGTTTGTTTAATAACTTTGGCGATAAGGCCGGTTTGATTCGAGTGTTGATTGAAGAGCAGGCGGGCGAATTCAGCACCTTTGAACAGGCGCTGCTGGCGGGTGTCGATGGCAGTTTTGAAGACTGGTTGGCGGCGGTGTTAATGACCGCGCGAGATTATTTCTCGTTTGTTTTGCCATTGGCGGCACCACAGCTGCTGCTGGCGCAGAGCGTCAAACAGCAGGGTAATAGTTATACCGGGCATCGCCCTCTGGCCTCTCGATTAAGCCAGCTGCAACAGCAGGGCTGGCTGCCCTCGGGTGTCGATGTTGAGGCCACGGCTCTGCTGATTATGGGGGCGGCGATGCACAGCGCCTTAACAGGGTTGACCATGGGTGATGATGCCCTGGGTGGTTCCATCGACAGCTGGGCCCGGCGTATTGCCTCCAGCCTGGTGTTACCCATTGGCTGA
- a CDS encoding pectinacetylesterase family protein has protein sequence MIQPFNTPAAAKSTLLKCATISVALMLSACGSDNNSDSSAAESPSSSAPFQEIIDQGVTRYLGDFSPSITTDVDDLTVHQFGAGDGPLCLDGSEYEMSTRDGSSEELVIYLEGGGGCWSDLNFCFATQSANAKNVGSGILDANLAVNPVKDANVAYFPYCDGSLFAGDADNDYEDNGEIRYQRGLKNLSAGLDVVKNQYPAPERIILTGVSGGGFGTIFALPVVRALYPDVAIEVINDSGLGVAKAGMPEFIDGLFSDWNAGAFVPASGCPDCYSNGHLTDGYFDWQLAQDPNMRLAMLSSKQDNTIGFAFLGMPTEEFEAALVPEMAALETNNPDRFRSFIINGKSHTMLRSADLATTADGVVLSDWLSDMLSNSDNWVSAQDAPQ, from the coding sequence ATGATCCAGCCCTTTAACACCCCGGCGGCAGCCAAATCAACCCTGCTCAAATGTGCAACAATATCTGTCGCGCTGATGCTGTCAGCCTGTGGCAGTGATAATAACTCTGACAGCAGTGCTGCGGAATCGCCGTCGTCATCGGCCCCCTTCCAAGAGATTATTGATCAGGGCGTGACCCGCTATCTGGGTGACTTCAGCCCGTCGATCACCACTGATGTTGATGATTTAACCGTCCATCAATTTGGTGCCGGCGATGGCCCACTCTGTCTCGATGGCAGCGAGTATGAGATGTCGACCCGGGACGGTAGCTCTGAAGAGTTGGTTATTTATCTCGAGGGCGGTGGTGGCTGTTGGTCGGATCTTAATTTCTGTTTTGCCACGCAGTCCGCCAACGCCAAAAATGTTGGCAGCGGTATCTTGGATGCCAACTTAGCGGTTAACCCGGTGAAAGACGCCAATGTGGCCTACTTTCCTTATTGTGACGGCTCGTTATTCGCCGGCGATGCGGATAACGACTACGAAGACAATGGCGAAATCCGGTATCAGCGTGGTTTGAAAAACCTCTCTGCCGGCCTCGATGTCGTGAAAAACCAATATCCCGCGCCAGAGCGTATTATTCTGACCGGTGTCAGTGGTGGTGGTTTCGGTACTATTTTTGCCTTGCCTGTGGTCAGAGCCCTCTACCCTGATGTTGCCATTGAGGTGATTAACGATTCCGGTTTAGGTGTTGCCAAGGCGGGCATGCCGGAGTTTATTGATGGCTTGTTCAGCGATTGGAATGCCGGCGCCTTTGTTCCTGCGTCAGGTTGTCCAGACTGCTATAGCAATGGTCATTTGACCGATGGTTATTTTGATTGGCAGTTAGCGCAGGACCCGAATATGCGTTTGGCCATGCTGAGCTCCAAACAAGATAATACCATTGGCTTTGCCTTCCTCGGTATGCCGACAGAAGAGTTTGAGGCGGCGTTAGTACCAGAGATGGCGGCGCTGGAAACCAACAACCCCGATCGTTTCCGCAGTTTTATTATCAACGGTAAATCGCACACCATGCTACGCAGTGCCGACTTGGCGACGACAGCCGACGGTGTGGTATTAAGCGATTGGTTAAGTGACATGCTGAGCAATTCGGACAACTGGGTGTCAGCGCAGGACGCACCGCAATAG
- the umuC gene encoding translesion error-prone DNA polymerase V subunit UmuC — MAASNCIALIDCNNFYASCERLFRPDLRHRPVVVLSNNDGCVVARSAEAKQLGIKMGVPVFKIQRLIKQYNIAVFSSNYALYADLSARVMHHLEALTPALEVYSIDEAFADLSGIAPGQRLNLGTQLKDTVGHGTGITVCVGIAPTKTLAKLANHAAKQYPATGGVVDLSAVSRQQKLLALLPVSEVWGVGRRLSQQLHNIGIGSALALAQSDPAMIRQQFSVVLERTVRELNGEACFGLEQTPARKKQIICSRSFGQRVTTLTEMQQAVAGYACRGGEKLREEKQYAKQLNVFIRTSPFANHQPQYTPSLSASFATPTHDSREIMALARQLLQRIWRPGFAYAKAGIMLSDFYHPGVFQPDLFSPHRQRKNATDLMNTIDRVNRSGKTQIFFASQGIDKPWSIKRQYLSPAYTTRWADIPRVY, encoded by the coding sequence ATGGCCGCCTCAAACTGTATTGCGTTGATCGATTGCAATAATTTTTACGCCAGCTGCGAGCGTTTATTTCGTCCGGATTTAAGGCATCGACCCGTCGTTGTACTCTCTAACAATGACGGCTGCGTGGTGGCACGGTCGGCAGAGGCTAAGCAGCTCGGTATTAAAATGGGCGTGCCTGTTTTTAAAATACAGCGTTTGATCAAGCAGTATAATATTGCTGTGTTCTCCTCCAATTACGCCCTTTATGCCGATTTATCAGCCCGTGTCATGCATCATCTAGAGGCGCTGACTCCGGCACTCGAGGTCTACTCCATCGACGAGGCCTTTGCCGATCTCAGCGGCATCGCCCCTGGCCAGCGGCTGAATTTGGGCACACAACTAAAAGACACCGTCGGCCACGGCACTGGCATTACTGTCTGCGTCGGTATTGCCCCCACCAAGACACTGGCCAAGCTCGCCAACCATGCCGCCAAACAATATCCGGCCACCGGTGGTGTGGTCGACCTCAGCGCGGTAAGCCGGCAGCAAAAATTGCTGGCACTATTGCCGGTCAGCGAGGTATGGGGGGTTGGTCGGCGACTGTCACAGCAACTCCACAATATCGGTATCGGCAGCGCATTAGCACTGGCGCAGTCCGACCCGGCGATGATACGCCAGCAGTTTTCTGTGGTACTCGAACGTACCGTGCGAGAACTCAACGGCGAGGCCTGTTTTGGCCTCGAGCAAACACCGGCGAGAAAAAAACAAATTATCTGCAGCCGCTCATTTGGCCAGCGCGTCACCACATTGACCGAGATGCAACAAGCTGTTGCCGGCTATGCCTGTCGCGGCGGCGAAAAGCTGCGAGAAGAAAAACAATACGCCAAACAGCTCAATGTCTTCATCCGCACCAGCCCTTTTGCTAATCACCAGCCGCAATATACGCCCAGTCTCAGCGCCTCGTTCGCCACCCCCACCCACGACAGCAGAGAGATTATGGCGCTGGCCAGGCAGTTACTTCAACGCATTTGGCGGCCGGGCTTCGCCTATGCCAAGGCCGGCATTATGTTGTCTGATTTTTACCACCCTGGGGTTTTCCAGCCCGATCTTTTCAGCCCTCACCGGCAGCGAAAAAACGCCACCGATCTGATGAATACCATCGACCGGGTTAATCGTAGCGGCAAGACTCAGATTTTTTTTGCCAGCCAGGGTATCGATAAACCCTGGTCGATTAAACGGCAGTATTTATCACCCGCGTATACCACGCGCTGGGCCGATATTCCCCGTGTGTATTAG
- the umuD gene encoding translesion error-prone DNA polymerase V autoproteolytic subunit: MSVSLRGRSSIRSFNAAQRIHIPLFLERVSAGFPSPAQDYIEQTLDLNELCIQHPAATYYVRVQGDSMIEAGLYAEDILVVDRSLQARHGDIVIAGLHGELTVKQLELHPRPRLLPRNKHYRPIDIPDGVELDIFGVVSSVVRNIRR; the protein is encoded by the coding sequence ATGTCAGTCTCCCTACGCGGGCGCAGCAGCATACGCTCTTTTAACGCCGCCCAACGCATCCATATCCCTTTATTCTTAGAGCGAGTCTCCGCCGGCTTCCCCTCGCCGGCACAGGACTATATTGAGCAGACCCTCGATCTCAACGAACTCTGTATTCAGCACCCTGCCGCCACATACTACGTACGGGTACAGGGCGATTCGATGATCGAAGCTGGGCTCTACGCCGAGGACATCTTAGTCGTCGACCGCTCATTACAAGCTCGCCATGGTGACATTGTCATTGCCGGCCTGCACGGCGAACTCACCGTTAAACAGCTCGAGCTACACCCACGGCCGCGGCTGCTCCCCCGCAACAAGCACTATCGCCCCATCGATATTCCCGATGGCGTTGAACTCGATATATTCGGCGTTGTCAGCAGTGTTGTGCGCAATATCCGTCGCTGA
- a CDS encoding DUF4442 domain-containing protein, translated as MANTAVKKSMLRNVYDRCSAMPESIQPRLLSFIFGRVVKFFGTAGLRFELLTPERSIVFLANRKKVQNHIGGIHAVAMGLICESATGAIVGLNLPADATPVIKSMQIDYLKRASGAMRAEAWLTAEQIELMKSAPKGEVEVACTVTDEDGKEPIEVAMIWAWVPSKRPEK; from the coding sequence ATGGCTAATACCGCTGTAAAAAAGAGTATGTTGCGCAATGTTTACGACCGTTGCTCAGCCATGCCTGAATCAATTCAGCCACGTTTACTGTCTTTTATTTTTGGTCGGGTGGTTAAATTCTTCGGCACAGCGGGGTTGCGTTTCGAGTTACTCACCCCTGAGCGCAGTATTGTATTTCTCGCTAATCGTAAGAAAGTACAAAATCATATTGGCGGTATTCATGCGGTGGCGATGGGGCTGATCTGTGAGAGCGCGACAGGCGCCATCGTCGGTTTAAACTTACCGGCTGATGCGACGCCGGTGATTAAGTCAATGCAGATTGATTACTTGAAACGAGCCAGTGGCGCAATGCGGGCAGAGGCCTGGTTGACCGCCGAGCAAATCGAGTTGATGAAAAGCGCGCCCAAGGGCGAGGTTGAAGTGGCTTGCACCGTTACCGATGAAGATGGCAAGGAGCCAATAGAGGTGGCCATGATATGGGCCTGGGTGCCGTCGAAACGCCCCGAAAAATAG
- a CDS encoding 16S rRNA pseudouridine(516) synthase, which translates to MAAKRSRLDRFIVQHSELTRRQLKPLLATGKVLVDYQPVNDANLLVDYFSHISVAGNVLQNNQPVYFMLNKPCGTVSATKDDKNKTVFDCLRQEDSVIAGLHIVGRLDFHTTGLVLITNDGRWSERLTLPNKKIEKHYRVNLQNPIDESYISGFAEGMYFEFENITTQPARLNIIDTHTAEVFLTEGKYHQIKRMFGRFRNPVIGLHRAAIGHIQLDPTLQPGQYRALTADEISGIK; encoded by the coding sequence ATGGCCGCTAAACGCTCCCGCCTCGACCGCTTTATTGTCCAGCACAGCGAACTGACACGGCGACAATTAAAACCGCTGTTAGCCACAGGTAAGGTGTTAGTGGATTATCAGCCCGTGAATGACGCCAATCTGTTGGTCGATTATTTCAGCCATATCTCTGTCGCGGGCAACGTGCTACAAAATAATCAGCCGGTTTATTTTATGCTCAACAAACCCTGCGGCACAGTCAGTGCCACCAAGGACGACAAAAATAAAACGGTGTTTGACTGCTTGAGACAGGAAGATAGCGTGATAGCCGGCCTCCATATTGTCGGCCGCTTAGACTTTCATACTACCGGACTGGTGCTCATCACCAACGATGGCCGCTGGTCTGAGCGTTTGACGCTGCCAAATAAAAAAATCGAAAAACACTATCGAGTCAATTTACAAAACCCGATCGACGAATCTTACATCAGCGGTTTTGCCGAGGGCATGTATTTTGAGTTTGAAAATATTACCACCCAGCCTGCGCGACTCAATATCATCGACACTCACACCGCCGAGGTGTTTTTGACCGAGGGAAAGTATCATCAGATAAAGCGGATGTTCGGCCGTTTTCGCAACCCGGTTATCGGCCTCCACCGGGCCGCCATTGGTCATATCCAGCTTGACCCGACGCTGCAACCGGGGCAGTACCGGGCGTTAACCGCCGATGAAATCAGTGGTATTAAGTAA
- a CDS encoding pseudouridine synthase gives MSISKYPSKVTLPESAPGCITVLDYLVLKFPLIGANTWRRRMNTGKVHDTAGTAIGPDRLFTAKLGVYYYREVTEEPVIPFDEAIIFEDDTLLLAYKPHFLPVTAGGRYVNQCLQNRLRQSTGNDQLQALHRLDRLTAGLVLFAKKEQHRALYHQLFEHHNIEKHYQAVSEIDPCVNYVGRQWQVENHICRGEPRFLMRIGEGDNNSCSLIRCIGQHHNKALFELQPITGKTHQLRLHMQSIGLPILNDPLYPVLQPEQPQDFSRPLQLLARRLTFTDPVTQQQRDFRYHAELGLE, from the coding sequence ATGAGCATCAGCAAATACCCTTCGAAGGTGACACTGCCCGAGTCCGCCCCCGGCTGCATTACTGTGCTCGATTACTTGGTGCTGAAGTTTCCACTGATCGGTGCCAATACTTGGCGTCGGCGTATGAATACCGGCAAGGTACACGACACAGCGGGAACGGCCATCGGCCCGGATAGACTGTTTACCGCCAAGCTGGGTGTCTATTACTACCGCGAGGTCACCGAAGAGCCTGTCATCCCCTTTGACGAGGCTATTATTTTTGAGGACGACACCTTACTGCTGGCCTATAAACCGCATTTTTTACCGGTGACTGCCGGCGGTCGCTATGTCAATCAATGCCTGCAAAACCGGCTTCGACAGTCGACCGGTAACGATCAACTGCAGGCCTTACATCGTCTCGACCGCCTCACCGCCGGCCTGGTACTGTTCGCCAAAAAGGAGCAGCATCGCGCCCTCTATCATCAGTTGTTTGAACACCATAACATCGAAAAACACTATCAGGCGGTGAGTGAAATAGACCCCTGTGTAAACTATGTTGGTCGACAGTGGCAGGTGGAAAACCATATCTGTCGAGGTGAGCCGCGTTTTTTAATGCGCATCGGCGAGGGCGACAATAACAGCTGTTCGCTGATACGCTGCATCGGCCAACACCACAACAAGGCGCTGTTTGAGCTGCAGCCTATCACCGGAAAAACTCATCAACTGAGGCTGCATATGCAAAGCATCGGCCTGCCTATTCTCAACGACCCGCTCTACCCCGTACTGCAACCAGAACAGCCACAAGACTTTAGCCGTCCACTGCAATTACTGGCGAGGCGCTTAACCTTTACCGATCCAGTCACCCAGCAGCAACGTGACTTCCGCTATCACGCCGAGCTTGGCCTTGAGTAA
- a CDS encoding XdhC family protein produces MQLTDLSVLKQLKHWLADSQPVWLCTIVSTYGSAPRPVGSLFASNGKQRVGSISGGCLEQAFFEKLVAGDFQQQAVLFDYNSQLNRSGQPSELPCGGSIELLVERLEPSHDNINHISQWLKLAEHYHPFERTINLGTAAHGLITLSDSPKKEVERSAEAVSLRYAQVWSILLLGISQVSEHVARIALSAGYQVRICDNREEMADAWNYTADQGGIDIEWTDPGLFVEKHSGPRSAVLALAHDPRVDDIGLMTAFGLPSYYLGAMGSQATTRKRRERLQRICQFDDATLDRLHAPIGLDIGSKTPVEIAISIMAALIQAKSKTVV; encoded by the coding sequence ATGCAATTAACAGACTTAAGCGTATTAAAACAACTCAAGCACTGGTTGGCAGACAGCCAACCGGTGTGGCTGTGTACCATCGTCTCTACCTATGGTTCGGCGCCCCGTCCCGTTGGTTCGCTTTTTGCCTCTAATGGTAAACAGCGGGTAGGGTCTATCTCCGGCGGCTGCCTAGAACAGGCGTTTTTCGAAAAACTAGTGGCCGGTGATTTCCAGCAGCAGGCGGTGTTGTTTGATTACAATAGCCAGCTTAATCGCAGTGGCCAGCCATCGGAGCTGCCCTGTGGCGGCAGTATTGAATTGTTAGTCGAAAGGCTGGAACCCAGTCATGACAACATCAATCATATCAGCCAGTGGTTAAAGCTGGCCGAACACTACCATCCCTTTGAGCGCACGATCAATCTGGGCACTGCAGCCCATGGCTTGATTACCCTCAGCGATAGTCCGAAGAAAGAGGTAGAGAGGAGCGCCGAGGCGGTCAGCCTCCGCTATGCTCAGGTCTGGTCAATCTTGTTATTGGGTATTAGTCAGGTCAGCGAGCATGTGGCCAGAATTGCACTGAGTGCCGGTTACCAGGTGCGGATCTGTGATAACCGCGAGGAGATGGCCGATGCCTGGAACTATACCGCCGATCAAGGTGGCATCGATATCGAATGGACTGACCCCGGCTTATTTGTCGAGAAACACAGCGGCCCCCGCTCGGCAGTCTTGGCCCTTGCCCACGACCCAAGAGTTGATGATATCGGCTTGATGACAGCCTTTGGTCTGCCAAGCTATTATCTTGGCGCCATGGGATCGCAGGCGACAACGCGAAAACGCCGTGAGCGGTTGCAGCGCATCTGCCAGTTTGACGATGCAACGTTGGATAGACTGCATGCACCCATCGGTCTCGATATCGGCAGTAAGACACCGGTCGAAATCGCCATTTCAATTATGGCGGCGTTGATACAGGCTAAATCAAAAACCGTGGTATAA
- a CDS encoding ABC transporter permease, giving the protein MTFWALLKNEFSSIFNDSAIVLTVFGGLLLYSVLYPLPYLHQTTSEQTVVLVDFDHSHLSRKLSRYLDATPQITISHHASSIQAAEKIIANDLSRGLVIIPAHFKRDLLQAKSPTIAIAANANYMLVYSAIAEGAVKATLALNDDIKSAILLATGSQKADVDISINPIELNSIPVFNLSLGYLGYIVPALFLLILHQTLLIGTGILGASQWRSAGYWQRVSPWQLVLSRCLAFGAIYAGFSAYYFGWGYYYYDVSRLASIGELLLLVLPWILATTLAGICLSVCFNHRDKPTQLYAIISMPIIFISGFVWPSALIPGWMIDLSYVIPAIPAIHAMLQLNQMGGLWQHSIDLWLGLWLMVAVYGSLACYLIARRQSSVTTQA; this is encoded by the coding sequence ATGACTTTTTGGGCACTATTAAAAAATGAATTCTCCAGCATTTTCAATGACAGTGCCATTGTACTGACGGTGTTTGGCGGCCTGCTATTGTATTCCGTCCTATACCCGCTGCCCTATCTTCACCAGACCACCAGCGAACAAACCGTCGTATTAGTCGACTTTGATCACAGCCACCTCAGCCGCAAGCTCAGCCGGTATCTCGATGCGACGCCACAAATCACCATCAGCCACCATGCCAGCAGCATCCAGGCCGCCGAGAAAATCATTGCCAATGACTTGAGCCGCGGCCTAGTTATTATCCCCGCTCACTTCAAGCGCGACCTATTACAGGCGAAATCGCCGACAATAGCAATCGCCGCCAATGCCAATTATATGCTGGTATACTCAGCCATTGCCGAGGGAGCCGTGAAGGCAACACTGGCCTTAAATGACGATATAAAATCGGCCATACTGCTGGCCACCGGCAGTCAGAAAGCTGATGTCGATATCAGTATCAACCCCATCGAGCTCAACAGCATTCCCGTGTTCAACCTCAGCCTGGGCTACCTAGGCTATATTGTGCCCGCCTTATTTTTACTCATTTTGCATCAGACGCTGCTGATCGGTACCGGCATTTTAGGCGCGTCCCAGTGGCGAAGCGCTGGTTATTGGCAGCGGGTTTCGCCCTGGCAATTAGTGCTCTCTCGCTGCCTTGCCTTCGGTGCCATTTATGCCGGGTTCTCGGCCTATTACTTCGGCTGGGGCTATTACTATTACGATGTCTCACGGCTGGCCAGCATCGGTGAATTATTACTGCTGGTACTGCCCTGGATATTAGCCACCACCCTGGCCGGTATCTGCCTTAGCGTCTGCTTTAACCACCGTGATAAGCCAACCCAGTTGTACGCGATTATCTCGATGCCAATTATTTTCATCAGTGGCTTTGTCTGGCCGTCGGCGTTAATTCCCGGCTGGATGATTGATCTGAGTTATGTCATTCCAGCCATTCCCGCCATCCATGCCATGCTGCAGCTCAATCAAATGGGCGGGCTATGGCAGCACTCGATTGACCTGTGGCTTGGCCTCTGGCTGATGGTTGCGGTCTATGGCAGTCTCGCCTGCTATTTGATCGCTCGCCGACAGTCTTCAGTGACAACACAAGCCTAA
- a CDS encoding ABC transporter permease — MATASAHSSTAGLGSLLLAKQLLLNTANSRWQLWLLSASPLIIMSVLYLIFSAGIVRGIDIAVIDLDHSQSSRLLSRYLNASPTLTVTDYSDADAAITAVRKGHYSALVTLPYGLHRKLANGRQPEVDIRYNGQYLLLGKQANSAIQQALASGLQKLSTKSSLLKGLNRQQIAFALSPVRQQITPLNNRNSNYLAFLLPAIMIALWQLVSVMAISNACAQLIAQPALFTQYRSITLWLAQFIAIALPLWLLGIAGLAFLYGILALPLVGSLSLLIVGQLISLIALFLIVAVLSIIFKDNVRSISICAALFAPAFAFMGVTFPSSDMPLAALIWRQIIPSSHYMQLFLDQLSRSANLLDVVTLSQFLFFFTLCLPLMFFSRQYRTQILQENNSVSKAVGETS; from the coding sequence ATGGCGACAGCATCGGCGCATTCATCCACAGCAGGGCTTGGCTCATTGCTACTGGCGAAGCAGTTGCTGCTGAATACCGCCAACAGCCGCTGGCAGTTATGGCTGCTGTCCGCATCGCCGCTGATTATCATGTCGGTGCTGTATTTAATTTTTAGCGCAGGCATTGTTCGCGGTATCGATATCGCCGTCATTGACCTCGATCACAGCCAAAGCAGCCGCCTGCTAAGCCGCTATCTCAATGCCAGCCCAACACTGACTGTTACCGATTATAGCGATGCTGACGCCGCCATAACGGCGGTAAGAAAAGGTCACTACAGCGCCCTGGTTACACTGCCCTATGGCCTGCACCGCAAACTGGCAAACGGTCGTCAGCCAGAGGTTGATATTCGCTATAACGGTCAGTATTTACTACTGGGAAAGCAGGCCAACAGCGCTATTCAGCAGGCCCTGGCCAGCGGACTGCAAAAACTATCGACCAAGAGCTCACTACTCAAGGGGTTAAACCGTCAGCAGATCGCCTTTGCCCTGTCGCCAGTACGCCAACAAATCACCCCGCTGAACAATCGCAACAGTAATTATTTAGCCTTTTTGCTACCGGCGATTATGATTGCGCTGTGGCAATTGGTCAGTGTTATGGCAATCAGTAATGCCTGTGCGCAGCTGATTGCACAGCCGGCACTGTTTACTCAATACCGCAGCATCACACTGTGGCTGGCACAATTTATCGCCATTGCCTTGCCACTATGGCTGCTGGGCATTGCCGGCCTAGCCTTTCTCTATGGCATCTTAGCCCTGCCGTTAGTCGGTAGTTTGTCACTGTTGATTGTCGGTCAACTGATCAGCTTAATAGCGTTGTTTTTGATCGTCGCTGTGCTCTCGATCATCTTCAAAGATAATGTCCGTAGCATCAGTATTTGCGCCGCCCTGTTTGCCCCGGCCTTTGCCTTTATGGGCGTCACCTTTCCCAGCTCAGACATGCCGCTGGCGGCGCTTATCTGGCGACAAATTATCCCCAGCAGTCACTATATGCAGCTTTTTCTCGACCAGCTCAGTCGCAGTGCCAATCTGTTAGATGTCGTAACGCTGAGTCAGTTTTTATTTTTCTTCACCCTCTGCCTACCGCTGATGTTTTTCAGCCGGCAATACCGAACACAGATTCTTCAAGAAAATAATAGTGTCAGTAAAGCAGTCGGGGAAACATCATGA
- a CDS encoding HlyD family secretion protein — translation MNRSHHIAAAVAGAIIVSVLIIGLFKAYQQPSTVLQGQIEATEHSVSSKLTGRISTIDVRRGDNVAINTPLFSIHSTVVEAKRRQALGGFSAASAQKQQADSGARIQEISAAKDQWLKAKAANDLYKATFKRVDNLFQEGVVSEQKRDEARTQWQAAQYTEQAALAMYQIAQEGARVETKAAALGQQEMAQGALDEVDAYLADSQMVAPINGEITEVLLQPGELAPAGFPVVSMVDIDDSWAVFQLREDLLSKVKQGDRVTLHIPALNQDVSYTVSHISVMGDFATWRATESGHDFDMRTFEVELRPSSPVPNLKVGMSVLLDFDSNGL, via the coding sequence GTGAATCGCAGCCATCATATTGCCGCCGCCGTTGCCGGCGCCATCATCGTCAGCGTTTTGATCATCGGTCTGTTCAAGGCCTACCAGCAGCCGTCGACCGTATTGCAGGGCCAGATAGAGGCGACAGAACACAGCGTCTCTTCCAAACTCACCGGCCGTATCAGCACCATTGATGTTCGCCGCGGTGACAACGTCGCCATCAATACGCCACTGTTTAGTATTCACAGCACCGTCGTCGAGGCCAAGCGTCGACAGGCCCTCGGTGGTTTTAGCGCCGCCAGCGCACAAAAGCAGCAGGCCGACAGCGGCGCCCGCATACAGGAAATCAGCGCCGCCAAGGATCAGTGGTTGAAAGCCAAGGCCGCTAACGATTTATATAAGGCTACATTCAAACGGGTGGATAATTTGTTTCAAGAGGGCGTGGTCTCGGAACAAAAACGCGATGAGGCACGCACCCAGTGGCAGGCAGCACAGTATACCGAGCAGGCCGCTCTGGCGATGTACCAAATAGCCCAGGAAGGTGCTCGCGTTGAAACCAAGGCCGCCGCCCTAGGTCAGCAGGAAATGGCCCAGGGCGCCCTCGACGAGGTTGACGCCTATCTCGCTGACAGCCAAATGGTGGCACCGATTAACGGCGAGATTACTGAGGTGCTATTACAACCCGGTGAGCTGGCTCCAGCTGGCTTCCCCGTGGTTAGCATGGTCGATATAGACGACAGCTGGGCCGTGTTCCAGCTGCGTGAGGACTTACTCAGCAAGGTCAAACAGGGCGACCGCGTCACCCTGCACATTCCCGCGCTAAATCAAGACGTGAGCTATACCGTCAGTCACATCTCCGTCATGGGCGACTTCGCCACGTGGCGCGCCACCGAGAGCGGCCATGATTTTGATATGCGTACCTTTGAGGTGGAACTACGCCCCAGCAGCCCGGTGCCAAATCTGAAAGTCGGCATGAGCGTGTTACTCGACTTTGACAGCAACGGTCTGTAA